cctacagataaacatccaagacccagaccaatcagagaaagttcgtttctcatcacgccctgaccgggattcgaacccgggacctccggtgtcacagacaagcgtattaccgctgcgccacagaggacGTTTTAAAAGTACGGATCCATAAAATTGAACCTTGTTAAGTACATACCAGAGAGTCCACTCGACCCTGGTGATTCAGCCGATGGGGAAAGTTCGGCTTTCCTCACGTCGCGCGCGCCACTTTCAACGGACATTACTGTGTTTGATTGTTCGGACTAAAGAAACTATGGAGTAGCTGtggtgttgttttttttttgaacgaaagctcataaatatgtaaaaagcGTTACGTTCAAAAAAGATCTTCATTtagatattctttttatttggcGGCCTttttggcgcagcggtagtacgtgTAGGTGACCTACCTACCTTGCATGTATACACActgatatatatacatttatcaattatacattttaccattttatttatacacgtttatattttacaattcaaaccttaacaaattttatatttacaatttatttatttacaatatatacactttcttaattctaaatattaataatgtttacactttatatttacaatctaAATTCTAATATACATGATATCAATATTGAATATCGTATCGGATGTGCCGTGTACCAGTCAGTTGTAGTCGCGGTCTTATGGAAACGCGTATTATCCCCGTAGATCAAAACCGGTTTCGCTGGGCGTTGCGCGAGCGCATTCCTCGGCCGCCGTCGCTGACCATCGGCCAGTCGAGATCATATCCTGACGCGAAGCTCACGTCGCTTGTGCATTCATTGCTAACgctttgtttacattattacGCACGTACGCAATTAGCTGAACTTTCTAGCTATAGCTTTTCTTCCGAACTTTTCTTTCTATCTGTGCTGTGATCTTTCATTTCTATCTTGCTATTCACTGTGCTTTTATCTTGCCTTctgttaaataaactttataaacatttcCGTGAgttaagtgatttatttactACCTACACCGGATACACAATTACAATTAAGGTAACTCCTATCTTTTGGCTAATACCTAAACTGGTGACCCCGTCTCAAGAACCACAGAAAATGGCAAGTGATAGCGAAGAATCAATGAAGTCGGTACAACGAGAAAAAAGCGCACCGGACTTTGGTCAACGCGACACTACCGAAGCGCGCGTTTCCACGGTACCATCGGACGTCTACCGAGTCGGAGTTCGGATTGCACCATTTTGGCCAGATAAACCTATGATTTGGTTCGCGCAGTTGGAGGGCCAATTCCTAATATCTAACATCACCGCTGATacgacaaaattttattatgtaatatctCAGTTAGATAACCAATATGCTGCAGAAGTTGAAGATATTATTGTTTCCCCTCCGGCTGCCAACAAGTACGAAAAGCTTAAAAGTGAACTCATAAAGCGATTGTCGGCCTCAAAGGAGAAGAAGGTCAAGCAACTTCTTATGCACGAAGAGCTTGGTGATAGAAAGCCATCCCAATTTCTTCGACACCTTCAACACTTGGCTGGACCCGGCGTTCCCGAAGATTTTGTGAGGACTATTTGGACGAGCCGCCTCCCTC
The DNA window shown above is from Amyelois transitella isolate CPQ chromosome 30, ilAmyTran1.1, whole genome shotgun sequence and carries:
- the LOC106136109 gene encoding uncharacterized protein LOC106136109, giving the protein MASDSEESMKSVQREKSAPDFGQRDTTEARVSTVPSDVYRVGVRIAPFWPDKPMIWFAQLEGQFLISNITADTTKFYYVISQLDNQYAAEVEDIIVSPPAANKYEKLKSELIKRLSASKEKKVKQLLMHEELGDRKPSQFLRHLQHLAGPGVPEDFVRTIWTSRLPHNMQQVIASQASSPIETLADLADRIQDIAPPAPTVASTSSSNHPAITMEDMAKQIAELTRQVKALTAHNRSRSQNRSNYGNRNRSRSNSRYRKQPLCWYHAKFGGKARKCITPCDFKAENSQGSR